In Paenibacillus stellifer, the DNA window CCGGCGCAGCTGCAGATCCAAGTCCGTTCCGTAAAATGCTCCCCATTGGCGCTTGGTAATTAAATGATCGGTGTCAGTGACTCCGATCTCGGGCACAATTTCATCCCATCCAGGCACCAGATTGAAGGTTGGGGGGGCCTGATCCAGCAACGGACGAGGCATGTCTTTGAAGTCTTTCGTGGATACGCGAACAAGCCCAACGAATGCGCCTGCCTCACGGAATGCTTGAACCATAGTGGCGGCGCGGGTGACGACTTTCTCTGCCGAGTGGGGGGCATACTGGGTTCCAAGCCACTTTTGCAAGTCGATTACGATTAATGCCGTCTTAGAAAATTGAAACAAAAGTTCTTCCAAGATCAATCACACTCCAACTAAAAAATTGAGTTTGCTTCGGTTTGACCTACAGTTCGCTATTTTGAATTATGGGTCAATTGACTATATGTTCATAATTTTGTACTATGAGTTTTAAATTGTCAAGTGGAGGATACGTAAGATGAGTGTAACCAAACAGGATATCATTCGTTCGGCTTCTAAGATGTTTAAAGAAAAAGGGTTTCTGGCGACCTCGATTCAGGAAATTGCTCAGGACTGTTCCATTGCAAAGGGTTCAGTGTACAAATATTTTCCGTCCAAAGAGGACTTATTGTGCGCGGTTTTCGACGAGTGCCAGACGATTTATTTTGATCGGGCTGAGCACCTGAAACAAACCGAGACGGGTACTCCCAAGGAGCGGCTCGTCAATCAAATCGTATTTCGCTTTCAGTATTTTATTGAATACAGTCACATTATGGTTGACTTCGTAGATCTTCCTATTACGCAGTACGCAACTTTTCGTTCACTAAGGAATCATGTCCGCGCCCGTATGATGGAGTGGCATAGATCTTGGCTGCTTGAAGTTTATGGTGAGAGAATCGAATCGTTTCTCTGGGATCTAGTTTTTATTTACCGTGCGATCCTGAAGGACTATCTGCAGCGCATCATCTTCGAAATGAAGCAGCTGTCGATAGAGGATACAGCATGGTTCATCGTCGATAAAATGGATGCGCTAGTCGAACATATGT includes these proteins:
- a CDS encoding TetR/AcrR family transcriptional regulator, which codes for MSVTKQDIIRSASKMFKEKGFLATSIQEIAQDCSIAKGSVYKYFPSKEDLLCAVFDECQTIYFDRAEHLKQTETGTPKERLVNQIVFRFQYFIEYSHIMVDFVDLPITQYATFRSLRNHVRARMMEWHRSWLLEVYGERIESFLWDLVFIYRAILKDYLQRIIFEMKQLSIEDTAWFIVDKMDALVEHMSRSGSKGLLEQSAFTKFIHSDSKDWNNEKERIIEELFGRVTALLEAWPGGLARRRELQEIVQLLGTEIFQTQPRRSLIQALCAYLEQEQELRSPVIQLKQIVLEE
- a CDS encoding hydrolase, with the protein product MEELLFQFSKTALIVIDLQKWLGTQYAPHSAEKVVTRAATMVQAFREAGAFVGLVRVSTKDFKDMPRPLLDQAPPTFNLVPGWDEIVPEIGVTDTDHLITKRQWGAFYGTDLDLQLRRRGITTIVLCGIASGIGVDTTAREAFAHGYQVVFATDAMTGFSEEEHEHVIKAIFPRIGRIRSTEDILACAALQSYPASI